Genomic window (Antricoccus suffuscus):
GCCGATCGACCGGTTGGGGATTCCGGGACGATGTTTGCCCTGCTGCCGCAATGTGTAGAGCGTCTTGAGGACCTCTGTGCGCGACTCGTCGGTGTAGACCTCGATGTCCCCGTTGTCGAGTGCGTTGGCCGCGAAAAGGCCGATGACCCCGTTCGCGCGCAGCCAGCCCTTCTCAATTGCTTCGTCCAGCATCTTCTGCGCGTCGTCCCACAGTTTGCGGGCCGTCTCGCCGGTGGCCGGGTTGTTGAGGATGTCGGGGAACCGGCCCTTCATCTCCCACGAGTTGAAGAACGGCTGCCAGTCGATGCATTCGCGTAGTTCCGCGAGCGGGTAGTCCTGGAACGTCTTGGTGAACTGAGTCGCCTTGGCCGGGCGGCCGTCCTCGTTGCTAAGGTCACGCGCCTGGCGCAGCAGCATCGTCGGCCGAGGCGGCTGATAACTGGTCCAGTCGATCGGCGTGCGGTTGTCCCGAGCAGCCTCGATCGACAGCATCGGCCGGTCGTTCTGCTTTGATGCGTGACGCTCTCGCAACGCGTCGTAGTCGGCCTTGATGTCATCCATCAGCGGCCCGCGGCCGGTCTCCGACAGCAGGGATGAGGCCACCGGCACCGAACGTGAGGCGTCTTTGACCCAAACGACCGAACCGTTGTACTTCGGATCGACCTTGACCGCAGTATGTGCGCGCGAGGTCGTCGCGCCGCCGATAAGCAGCGGTATCTCGAATCCCCGGCGCTCCATCTCATTTGCGACGTTGACCATCTCGTCGAGCGACGGCGTAATCAGACCAGAAAGCCCGATCATGTCGGCGCCTTCTTCGATCGCGGTGTCCAGGATCTTCTGAGCAGGCACCATGACCCCGAGATCGACGACGTCGTAGTTGTTGCACTGCAGCACGACGCCGACGATGTTTTTGCCGATGTCGTGGACGTCGCCCTTGACCGTCGCCATGACGATCTTGCCCTTCTTCGTCTCCGCGTCACCGGGCTTCTTCTCTGCCTCGATGAATGGAATCAGATAGGCGACGGCCTTCTTCATGACGCGCGCCGACTTGACCACTTGGGGCAGGAACATCTTGCCCGCACCGAACAGGTCGCCGACAACATTCATCCCGGCCATCAGCGGGCCTTCGATGACCTCGATCGTGCGGCCACCGCGGTCACTGATGAGTTTGCGCAGCTCCTCGGCGTCGACCTCGGCGAACTCATCGATGCCCTTGACCAGAGCATGGGTGATCCGCTCGTCGACCGGCAGTGAGCGCCACTCGGCGTCCTGCGGGTCCTCCTCCACCTTGTTGGTCGCGAACTTGCCGGCTATCTCTACGAGCGGTTCGGTGGTGTTCTCCTTGCGGTTGAGGATGACGTCCTCGATCCGCTCGCGCAGTTCCGGATCGACTTGGTCGTAGACGACCAGCGCACCGGCGTTGACGATTCCCATGTCCATACCGGCTTGGATAGCGTGGTAGAGGAACACCGCGTGAATCGCCTCGCGGACGGGATTGTTACCACGGAAAGAAAACGACACGTTGGACACGCCACCGGACACTAACGCGCCCGGCAGGTTCTGTTTGATCCATCGGGTCGCCTCGATGAAGTCGACGCCGTAGTTTGCGTGCTCCTCAATTCCTGTCGCAACGGCAAACGCGTTGGGGTCGAAGATGATGTCTTCGCTCGGGAATCCGACCTGTTGAGTCAGGATGTCGTAGGCACGCTTGCAGACGTCCTTACGGCGCTGCAGGGTGTCGGCCTGTCCCTCTTCGTCGAAGGCCATAACGACGACGGCGGCACCATATTTGCGGCACAGCCGCGCTTCGGCGATGAACTTCTCTTCGCCCTCTTTCATCGAGATCGAGTTGACGATCGACTTGCCCTGGATGCACTTCAGCGCGGTCTCGATGACCTCCCACTTGGAAGAGTCGACCATGACCGGTACCCGGCAGATGTCTGGCTCAGTGGCGATCAGCTTGGCGAAGCGGTCCATCGCGGCCACACCGTCAATCATGCCTTCGTCCATATTGATGTCGATCACCTGCGCGCCGGCCTCGACCTGCTGGCGCGCGACGGCGAGGGCCGCGTCGTAATCACCGGCCTTGATCAGGTTGCGGAACTTCGCCGAGCCGGTGATATTGGTCCGCTCACCGACATTGACGAACAGCGAATCGTTGGTGATGTTCACCGGCTCCAGGCCGGATAGGCGGAGGGCAGGTTCCGGCTCGGACCAGGTGCGCGGCGCCTTACCCTTCGCGGCTGCCGCGATAGCAGCGATGTGGTCTGGCGTCGTACCGCAGCAGCCACCCATCAAGTTGACGAGGCCGCTCTCGGCGAACTCCGAAATGACCTCGCTCATCGTCTCGGCGGTTTCGTCGTACTCACCGAACGAGTTGGGCAGGCCGGCGTTGGGATAGCAGGAGATAAACGTGTTGGCCAACCGCGACAGCTCGGCGATGTATGGCCGCATCTCCGACGCGCCGAGTGCGCAGTTGAAGCCGACGGCCAGCGGGGCCGCGTGCCGCACCGAGTTCCAAAACGCCTCGGTCACCTGGCCGGACAGCGTGCGGCCAGAAGCGTCGGTGATCGTTCCAGAAATGATGATCGGCCAGCGTCGGCCGCGCTCCTCGAAGAGGGTCTCAAGCGCGAAGATCGCCGCCTTGGCGTTGAGCGTGTCGAAGATTGTCTCGATCAGCAGCAGGTCCACACCGCCGTCGACCAAGGCGTTGGCCTGCTGCAGGTAGGCCTCCACCAACTGATCGAACGTGATGTTGCGCTTGCCCGGATCATTGACGTCAGGCGAAATCGACCCGGTGCGGTTAGTCGGACCGAGGGCACCAGCGACATACCGCGGCTGGTCAGGCGTCTCGGCGGTCATTGCGTCCGCCTCGGCTCGCGCTAGCTTCGCGGACTCGAAGTTGAGCTCGTAGGCGAGCTCCTGCATGTTGTAGTCGGCCATCGAGATGACCTGCGCGTTGAAGGTATTGGTCTCGATGATGTCAGCGCCGACGCGAAGGAACTCACGGTGGATGTCTCTGATCACGTCTGGCTGGCTCAGGCTCAGCAGGTCGTTGTTTCCGCGTACGTCGCTGGGCCAGTCCGCGAATCGTTCACCGCGGTAGTCAGATTCCTCAAGGCCGAGGCGCTGGATCATGGTGCCCATGGCGCCGTCGAAGGCAAGAATGCGCTCGCGGAGGGCGGCGGACAACTCGTCGGTGACATCGGGACGGATGAGCGTTGACTCTGGCAACGGAATACCTCTTGTTCAATTCTCGTGGCGCGGACTGAACCGCTGGTACGGACATGAGTGACGCGTGCGCTGGTCTGCAAATCGCGCGGCCTGCGGCCCGGTCACGAACATGGGTGTACCCAACCTTCGTGCATTGGGTACTACAACCGTACCCGGCTGCATGTCCGTCGCGACGCAGCCCGGTGTGTGAGGCGCGTGATTCGCGCGTGCGAATCGACGTACCCTGGCCTGGTGGACGATTACGACGACTTTCCCGAGCTCACCGAGCCGGTCATGATTGGCGCCTTCGCCGGCTGGAACGATGCAGGTGATGCCGCCAGCGCGGCGGTCGAGCATCTAGAGCTGATCTGGGATGCACGTCCACTCGCGGCGGTCGATCCCGAGGACTACTACGACTACCAGGTCAACCGTCCAATTATCGGCCTCACCGACGGTGTGAGCCGCAAGCTCGAATGGCCCAGCACCCAGTTCTCGGTATGCCGTCCGCCGGGTTCCGCGCGAGACGTCGTACTGATGCGTGGCCTGGAGCCCAATCTTCGGTGGCGCAGCTTCTGTGAAGAGATCCTCGAACTGGTGCGCGAGCTCGGCGTCGAAACCGTAGTCACTCTTGGCGCGCTGCAGACCGACATCCCGCACAGCCGGCCGGTCATCGTGACCGGGTCGTCGTACGACGCCGCCTCAGCGCAGCGGTTTGGGTTGGCACGTACCCGATACGAGGGTCCGACCGGGATCACCGGCGTCCTTCATGACGCGTGTATTCAGGCCGGCGTGATGGCGGTGCAGTTCTGGGCTGGTGTCCCGCACTATGTCGCTACCCCGCCCAACCCGCCGGCGACGCTCGCGCTGCTTCACCGGCTCGAAGACGTGCTTGACCTACCGATTCCGGTAGGCAGCCTGCCCGAGCAGTCGGACGCGTGGCTGGAAAACACGAATGCGATCACCAGCGATGACGCCGAGATCGCCGAGTATGTCCGCTCGCTCGAGGAAAACACCGACGATGACGCGGAAACCCCGAGCGCAGACATGATCGCGCAGGACTTCGAGCGCTATTTGCGTCGGCGCGGTCCCCGCACCGATGGCGGCTGAGCGAGCCCTACAGCGCAATACCCAGAAGCGCATCGATAGCCGTCGATAGCTGAACGCCCGCTCCTTCGGCGGTGCCGCTTGTCGATGCCCAGTCGTCGATGATGCGGAGCGCGGCAGGCGTGTCGAGGTCGTCGGCAAGTCGTTCACGGATCGCGGCGATCACCGGCGCGGCCTCGGGTGCGTTGTCGCGTGCGACTGCGGCCCGCCACGCACTCAAACGATCGAGCGCGGCGTGCAGCACCTCGTCGCTCCAGTCCCGGTCCTGTCGATAGTGTCCGGCCAGGAGCCCGACTCGGACGGCCATTGGATCGACGCCGTCGCGTCGTAACACCGACACGAGCACGAGGTTGCCCTTGCTCTTAGACATCTTCTCGCCGTCCAGGCCGATCATGGCCGCCTGGCTGTAGTGACCGGCGAATGGGGTGAGTCCGGTGAGTGTTTCGGCGTGTGCCGTGGACATCTCGTGGTGCGGGAACCGCAGGTCCGATCCCCCGCCTTGGATATCGATCGTGTCGCCCAGGCCGTCCAGCGCGATGGCCGCGCATTCGATGTGCCATCCCGGGCGTCCCTCGCCGACGACGGTGCTCCAGGACGGTTCCCCGTCGCGTATCCCCCGCCATAGCAGCGGATCCAGCGCGTGTCGCTTGCCCTCACGCTCCGGGTCGCCGCCGCGTTCGGCGAAGAATCCGAGCATCGTCGCCTCGTCGTACTGGCTGACATAGCCGAACTTCGGCGCCGCGTCGGTGTCGTAGTAGACGTCATTGGTGCCGTCGGCGAGCCGATACGCCGCACCCGACTCCAACAGTTTGTTGACCGCGTCCGCGACCAGGTCCATCGACTCGACCGCGCCGACGTATCGCTCCGGCGGAAGCACTCGCAGCGCGGTCATGTCCTCACGGAAGAGATCGGTCTCGCGGCGGGCCAGATCCTGCCAGTCCTCTCCGTTCGCCTCAGCACGCTCGAGCAGCGGATCGTCGATGTCGGTGACATTTTGCACGTAGTGCACCGTTTTGCCCGCGTCGCGCAGCTGGCGAATCGCCAGATCGAAGGCCAGATAGGTCGCCGCATGGCCGAGATGAGTCGCGTCGTACGGCGTTATTCCGCATACATAGATGCGATACTCGCCCCTATCGGCTAACGGTCGAACGGTGTCCGACGAACTGTCGTACAGCCGCAGAGCGGGCGGGTTGTCGGGTATAGGAGGTACGACGACGTCGGGCCACGAATGCATGATTTGACAGTACCGCCCACACTCAAACCGGTGGTCGCCTACCTAGCGACGGTTCGTCCTAGAACGGCGGGTACGGATAGGCAGGCCAATCGGCAGACGGCGTCGGGTGACGACCCGTGTGCAGCATGTCATCCACGCGGCGGACTGTCTGCCTCACCTCATCGGTGGTCAAGTGCTCGCGCAGCACACGGCCAAGTTCGCCATCCAAACCGCAACGGACCTTCCCCAGGATGTCGATCGCCTCGTCGGTCAGCCGATCCCCGGCCCACATCCAAAGGATCGTGCGTAGCTTGTCGTCGACGTTGAAGGTGACGCCGTGGTCCACGCCGTACACGTGACGGTCGGCCAACGCGTCGCTCGCGTCGGGTTCTGCGGGCATCGGGATCAGGTGGCCGCCCTTGCGGTCGGAGTTGTTGACGATCGCGTCGTAGACGGCGAGCCTGCGCAACGCCGGCGACTCGGAGCGGACATACTCCACGAGGTCGACATCCTCGTCGCCGTCCACCCACAACTGCACCATGCCCGGACCGAATTCGCCCTCGCGCAGGATCGTCGGCGGCACGAGATCCCACCCGGTGAAGGCGCACACCTTGTACGCCGCGACCTCGCGGTCGGCGAGCGTGCCGTCCGGGAAGTCCCATAGCGGCCGCTCGCCTCGAACGGGTTTGTATACGCAGTGGGCTTTTTGATCACCCAGAACGACTTCGCACAGCAGCGTGGCGTTGCTGGCTTCGACGATGCGCCCCAGGATCGTCAGTGATCCCTCGCGCAGCAGCTCCAGAGAGCTCGGCACATCTATGTGCGAGACGCTCACGCCAGCGTGGCCCGGTGGTAGCCATTTTGACGCGGACAGATATGGCCGTCACGGCTCAGCGGTTGCGAGCAGAGCGGGCACGGTGGCCTGCCGGACTCCACCAGCGCGGCCGCGCGGCTGGCGAATGCCTTGGCCTGCACGGCTTCCAACTTGACCCGGATCGCGTCGGGCGCATCGTCCTCATCGGAGAAGATGCCGGACTCCTCTACCTCACCCGAACTGCCTGAAACCGCCTCGATCACGAGCACATTGTCCGTGTCGTCCCATGCGAGACCTAGTGCGGCGACCCGGAACTCTTCGAGCAGCGGCATCTCCAGCGGGCCGAGATCACCGGCGGGAGCCTCGATCGGCGGAACCTCTCCGCGCCGGGTCACCTCGTCGATGACGTCGTCAACACGTTCGGCGAGAATCCGCACTTGTTCCTTCTCCAACGCCACGGACACCGTGTGCCCGCCGTCGGAGGCCTGCAAGTAAAAAACCCGGTCGCCGGGTTCGCCGACGGTCCCCGCCACGAACCGTTGCGGGCGGTCGAAAATGTGTAGTTTGCGAGACATTGTGTTATCGACTTCCCTTGCCCCGTCCGGCCCCTCCGCCTACAACGGCGTCCGAGCTCGGTTTCTTCCGCCGGCCGCTCTTGGGCGGCGGTGGCACGAAACGTTCCATGGGGCTACCTGTTGAATTCAGTTGCATGACGAACGGCCGTAACGGCGTGTAGCGGATCACCGTGATCGACGCGGGGTCGACGTTGATCCGCTGGAACTGATCGAGATGTAGTCCCAGCGCATCAGCGATGATCGCCTTGATGACGTCGCCGTGGCTACATGCCAACCAGACACCATTGTCCCCTACCTTGGCGTTCCAGTGCCGCACGGCCGCGACGGCGCGTTGTGACATCCCCAGCATCGACTCGCCGCCACGCCCCGGGAACTGCACGGCGGACGGATGCGCTTGCACGACCTGCCACAGGGGGTCTTTGGCAAGGGTGCCGATTGACTTGCCGGTCCAGGACCCGTAACCACACTCGATGAGGTCGTCGTCGGTGCGCACCTTGCGGCGACGGCCGGCAGCGACGTATCCGATTGTCTCCTGGCAACGTTCGAGCGGGCTGGAGACCATCGCATCGAAGGTGACGTTGGCGAGCGACTCGGCGGCGCTGGCAGCCTGCTTATGGCCGGTCTCGTTGAGGTGTACGCCGGGGGTACGGCCGGCTAGCACGCCGCCCGAGTTAGCGCTGGACTGTCCGTGGCGCAGCAGGAATAGCGTCGTCATCGTTAGGTCGCCGCCAATACGCCGGTCGACAGCAAGATAATGACCACGATCCCAAGAAGGATGCGGTAGAGCACGAATCCGGTGAATTTGTTGGACTGGACAAACTTCAGTAGCCACGCGATCGACGCGTATGCCACGACGAACGAGACAACGGTGCCCACCAGCGTCGGGCCGACACCCACACCACCCGGCTTAATCGCGTCGGGCAGCGTGAACAGGCCTGCCCCAATAAGGGCCGGCAACCCGAGCAAGAACGAGATTCGGGTCGCGGTCACCCGATCCAGTCCGATGATCAAACCGGTGCTGATCGTGGCACCGGAACGGGACACGCCCGGGATCAGCGCGAGACACTGGGCGAGACCCAAGACGATGCCGTCTCGGTAGGTCATGTCCTCCTCGACCCGGCGTTGACGACCGACGGCGTCGCCGAACAGCAACGCGAACGACCACACGATAAGCGCGATAGCGACGACCCAGAGACTGCGCAGCGGCCCCTCAATCACGTGCCGTAGCGCAAATCCGACAATGCCGATCGGCACTGAACCAAAGATCACAATCCATGCGAACTTATAGTCCGGGCTGTCTCGGTGGGCCGAGTTGAACACCCCTTTGAACCACGCCGTCACCAGGCGGACTAAGTCCTTCCAGAAGTAGATGACAACCGCGATGATGGCGCCGATCTGAATCACCGCGGTAAACGCAGTCACCGACGGATCGTCAATCTTCAGACCCATGATCTTCGAGGCGATCGTGAGGTGGCCGGTGCTTGATACGGGGAGAAACTCAGTGAGACCTTCGACAATTCCAAGGATGATTGCCTGGAGCAAATTCACTAAAGGATTCCTGCCTTACGACCTGCTTCAGCCAGTAGACGCACTTGTTCGATCTCACTTCCATTTGAGCCATCGCCGTAAACCGAGCAGTTCACCGTCGTGATGCCCTGCTCGGCAAGAATGCTCAACCGCTCTGCTACCCGGTCCACAGGACCGATGAGCCCGGTCCGGTCAACCAACTCGGTGGGCACCGCGGCTGCTGCCTCATCATACTTGCGACCCAGGTAGAGGTCTTGGATTCGCTCAGCGTCATCTTGGTAGCCGAGCCGCACTGCGTTGCGGTTGTAGAAGTTGGTCTTGCGGCTGCCCATGCCGCCGATGTAGAGGGCGTGATGGGGGCGGATCCGATCGGCTAACGACTCGATGTCGGCGCCGATGGCCGTGCTGCAGCTGATCGCGTAGTCAAACCCGTCAAGACTCTTACCCGCCTTCTCGCGGCCCGCCTTGATGTGGTCTAGTGAGTCACCCATGTCGTCATAGGCTGCGGAGACCCCGAGCCAGCCGTCGGCCACCTCGCCGGTCAGTTCCAGGTTTTTCGGGCCAACCGAGGCGAGATAGATGGGGATCTGCGCACGCACCGGATGCACCGTGAGCTTGAGCGCCTTCCCCTCCCCGTCCGGCAGCGGCAGCTGGAAGTGCTTGCCGTCGTACATCAGGCGCTCTCTCGTCCAGGCCCGCTTGACGATGTCGACGTACTCGCGGGTCCGGCCTAACGGATGCGCGTAACGGACACCGTGCCAGCCCTCTGACACCTGCGGTCCGGACAGGCCGAGTCCGAGCCGGAACCGACCGCCGGAGAGGCTGTCGATCGTCGCGGCTGTCATCGCCGTCATCGCCGGAGTACGGGCTGGGATCTGCATCACCGCCGAACCCACATCGATGCGGTTGGTTTTGGCCGCGACGTAGGCCAGCACGGAGACCGCGTCCGAGCCGTACGCCTCCGCTACCCAGGCAACGTTGTAGCCCAGCTGGTCGGCCTCAACGGCGAGATCCACATTGGATGCGTCGTTGCCCTTTCCCCAATATCCGAGATTGATCCCAAGCTTCATTTTTCCTCCGACAGGGTGGGAACGCGGCCGCATTACAACGTTGGCGGCGTCGTCAGGACATGGCGTGCCTGAACTCTACGCGGTGGCCACACGGGTAGGTTTGAGCGCGTGGAACAGCGCGTAGCAGGCAGAAGCGGATTGGTCGTCTCACGGCTCGGTCTCGGCACCATGACGTGGGGCCGAGACACCGACCGCGATGAGGCGACCGCTCAACTGATGGCGTACGTCGAGGCCGGGGGCAATTTCCTCGACACGGCCGATGTCTACGTCGATGGCGAAAGCGAGAAGGTCGTCGGGCGATTGCTGCGCACCGTCGTACGCCGAGACCAGATGGTGGTGGCGACGAAGGCGGTCGGCCGTACAGGACCCGGCCCAATGGGTCGCGGTGCCTCCCGGGGACACTTGCTCAGCGCGCTGGATGCATCACTGAAACGGCTCGGCACGGACTACGTCGATCTGTGGCAGTTGCATGCGTGGGATCCCCTCGTGCCGCTGGAGGAGACCCTTGCCGCGCTCGACACCGCGGTCTGCACGGGACGCGCCCGGTACGTCGGTGTCTCGAACTACAGCGGATGGCAGTTGGCGCGGACCGGCACACTGCAGTCGGTCACGCACCCTGCCGCCCCGATCGTCGCGGCGCAGATGGAGTACTCGCTGCTCGAGCGGGGCGTCGAACGTGAGGTGGTCGGCGCGGCACGTGCTCTCGGCGTCGGGATCATCGCCTGGTCCCCGCTCGGGCGCGGCGTACTGACTGGGAAATATCGGCACGGCACGCCATCAGACTCGCGCGGCGCCTCGCCGCACTTGGGCGAGTTCGTCAAGCGGTATCTGAGTGCGGACTCTTCGCGGATCGTCGAAGCGGTTGCCACCGCCGCAGACGGGCTCGGCGTCTCGCCGCTCGCCGTCGCACTGGCATGGGTACGGGATCGGCCTGGAGTGACTGCCGCGATCCTCGGCGCCAGAACCGCGGGCCAGCTGCAGGCGTCGTTGGACATTGACGATCTCGAGCTGCCTTCGGAAATTCAAGGTGTTCTCGACGAAATCTCGGCGCCCTCGCTCGGTTATCCCGAGCGTCGCCGCTAGTCGTTCGTGGCTGCCAAACCGGCCCCTCCACGTTGGCCTAGCGACGCTGATCCTGTTTTCATCGCGTTCTGCGAGGCGGGCCTGTGGTCCGGACTCGGCAAGAGCGCCCTTACGCACGTGCCGACAGCGGGCATCACGCGGCCGGGCCTGATCACCAAGGAAGCCCTGCTGCGGATTCCGCGCGTCGCCGCCTCCCGGGCCGAACGGCTGATCTCAGCTTGGATAGCGGCCACTCCCGAGTACGACCTCGCACAGGTAATCGTGCCTGCAGGTATCTCGGCGTACGCCGTGCCGGGACTGATCGACGCTCTCGGTGATGCTGCAGCGACCGTCCTCGAAGACGATCCGTGGCGGATCGTCGGCGTACGCGGGATCGATGTCGGCCAGGCCGACGCGGTGGCCCGGGCAATGTTTGGCGGTTTCGAGCGCGACGATCCTCGGCGGGCCCGCGCCCTTGTCGGCGAGGCGCTACGCG
Coding sequences:
- the metH gene encoding methionine synthase produces the protein MPESTLIRPDVTDELSAALRERILAFDGAMGTMIQRLGLEESDYRGERFADWPSDVRGNNDLLSLSQPDVIRDIHREFLRVGADIIETNTFNAQVISMADYNMQELAYELNFESAKLARAEADAMTAETPDQPRYVAGALGPTNRTGSISPDVNDPGKRNITFDQLVEAYLQQANALVDGGVDLLLIETIFDTLNAKAAIFALETLFEERGRRWPIIISGTITDASGRTLSGQVTEAFWNSVRHAAPLAVGFNCALGASEMRPYIAELSRLANTFISCYPNAGLPNSFGEYDETAETMSEVISEFAESGLVNLMGGCCGTTPDHIAAIAAAAKGKAPRTWSEPEPALRLSGLEPVNITNDSLFVNVGERTNITGSAKFRNLIKAGDYDAALAVARQQVEAGAQVIDINMDEGMIDGVAAMDRFAKLIATEPDICRVPVMVDSSKWEVIETALKCIQGKSIVNSISMKEGEEKFIAEARLCRKYGAAVVVMAFDEEGQADTLQRRKDVCKRAYDILTQQVGFPSEDIIFDPNAFAVATGIEEHANYGVDFIEATRWIKQNLPGALVSGGVSNVSFSFRGNNPVREAIHAVFLYHAIQAGMDMGIVNAGALVVYDQVDPELRERIEDVILNRKENTTEPLVEIAGKFATNKVEEDPQDAEWRSLPVDERITHALVKGIDEFAEVDAEELRKLISDRGGRTIEVIEGPLMAGMNVVGDLFGAGKMFLPQVVKSARVMKKAVAYLIPFIEAEKKPGDAETKKGKIVMATVKGDVHDIGKNIVGVVLQCNNYDVVDLGVMVPAQKILDTAIEEGADMIGLSGLITPSLDEMVNVANEMERRGFEIPLLIGGATTSRAHTAVKVDPKYNGSVVWVKDASRSVPVASSLLSETGRGPLMDDIKADYDALRERHASKQNDRPMLSIEAARDNRTPIDWTSYQPPRPTMLLRQARDLSNEDGRPAKATQFTKTFQDYPLAELRECIDWQPFFNSWEMKGRFPDILNNPATGETARKLWDDAQKMLDEAIEKGWLRANGVIGLFAANALDNGDIEVYTDESRTEVLKTLYTLRQQGKHRPGIPNRSIGDYIAPKSTGLRDYIGGFAVTAGLGSTEKCQEFRDELDDYSAILLESVADRLAEAFAERLHQRVRTEFWGYAPDEELDNDSLIGEKYVGIRPAPGYPACPEHTEKKTIWELLNVTENTGIELTDSMAMWPGASVSGLYFSHPQSQYFVVGRIAKDQIEEYAERKGWPVEVAERWLSSNLSYEPEG
- a CDS encoding PAC2 family protein, which produces MDDYDDFPELTEPVMIGAFAGWNDAGDAASAAVEHLELIWDARPLAAVDPEDYYDYQVNRPIIGLTDGVSRKLEWPSTQFSVCRPPGSARDVVLMRGLEPNLRWRSFCEEILELVRELGVETVVTLGALQTDIPHSRPVIVTGSSYDAASAQRFGLARTRYEGPTGITGVLHDACIQAGVMAVQFWAGVPHYVATPPNPPATLALLHRLEDVLDLPIPVGSLPEQSDAWLENTNAITSDDAEIAEYVRSLEENTDDDAETPSADMIAQDFERYLRRRGPRTDGG
- the mshC gene encoding cysteine--1-D-myo-inosityl 2-amino-2-deoxy-alpha-D-glucopyranoside ligase gives rise to the protein MHSWPDVVVPPIPDNPPALRLYDSSSDTVRPLADRGEYRIYVCGITPYDATHLGHAATYLAFDLAIRQLRDAGKTVHYVQNVTDIDDPLLERAEANGEDWQDLARRETDLFREDMTALRVLPPERYVGAVESMDLVADAVNKLLESGAAYRLADGTNDVYYDTDAAPKFGYVSQYDEATMLGFFAERGGDPEREGKRHALDPLLWRGIRDGEPSWSTVVGEGRPGWHIECAAIALDGLGDTIDIQGGGSDLRFPHHEMSTAHAETLTGLTPFAGHYSQAAMIGLDGEKMSKSKGNLVLVSVLRRDGVDPMAVRVGLLAGHYRQDRDWSDEVLHAALDRLSAWRAAVARDNAPEAAPVIAAIRERLADDLDTPAALRIIDDWASTSGTAEGAGVQLSTAIDALLGIAL
- a CDS encoding SCO1664 family protein; the encoded protein is MSVSHIDVPSSLELLREGSLTILGRIVEASNATLLCEVVLGDQKAHCVYKPVRGERPLWDFPDGTLADREVAAYKVCAFTGWDLVPPTILREGEFGPGMVQLWVDGDEDVDLVEYVRSESPALRRLAVYDAIVNNSDRKGGHLIPMPAEPDASDALADRHVYGVDHGVTFNVDDKLRTILWMWAGDRLTDEAIDILGKVRCGLDGELGRVLREHLTTDEVRQTVRRVDDMLHTGRHPTPSADWPAYPYPPF
- a CDS encoding DUF3090 family protein; protein product: MSRKLHIFDRPQRFVAGTVGEPGDRVFYLQASDGGHTVSVALEKEQVRILAERVDDVIDEVTRRGEVPPIEAPAGDLGPLEMPLLEEFRVAALGLAWDDTDNVLVIEAVSGSSGEVEESGIFSDEDDAPDAIRVKLEAVQAKAFASRAAALVESGRPPCPLCSQPLSRDGHICPRQNGYHRATLA
- a CDS encoding MSMEG_4193 family putative phosphomutase, which gives rise to MTTLFLLRHGQSSANSGGVLAGRTPGVHLNETGHKQAASAAESLANVTFDAMVSSPLERCQETIGYVAAGRRRKVRTDDDLIECGYGSWTGKSIGTLAKDPLWQVVQAHPSAVQFPGRGGESMLGMSQRAVAAVRHWNAKVGDNGVWLACSHGDVIKAIIADALGLHLDQFQRINVDPASITVIRYTPLRPFVMQLNSTGSPMERFVPPPPKSGRRKKPSSDAVVGGGAGRGKGSR
- a CDS encoding undecaprenyl-diphosphate phosphatase; this encodes MNLLQAIILGIVEGLTEFLPVSSTGHLTIASKIMGLKIDDPSVTAFTAVIQIGAIIAVVIYFWKDLVRLVTAWFKGVFNSAHRDSPDYKFAWIVIFGSVPIGIVGFALRHVIEGPLRSLWVVAIALIVWSFALLFGDAVGRQRRVEEDMTYRDGIVLGLAQCLALIPGVSRSGATISTGLIIGLDRVTATRISFLLGLPALIGAGLFTLPDAIKPGGVGVGPTLVGTVVSFVVAYASIAWLLKFVQSNKFTGFVLYRILLGIVVIILLSTGVLAAT
- a CDS encoding LLM class F420-dependent oxidoreductase — protein: MKLGINLGYWGKGNDASNVDLAVEADQLGYNVAWVAEAYGSDAVSVLAYVAAKTNRIDVGSAVMQIPARTPAMTAMTAATIDSLSGGRFRLGLGLSGPQVSEGWHGVRYAHPLGRTREYVDIVKRAWTRERLMYDGKHFQLPLPDGEGKALKLTVHPVRAQIPIYLASVGPKNLELTGEVADGWLGVSAAYDDMGDSLDHIKAGREKAGKSLDGFDYAISCSTAIGADIESLADRIRPHHALYIGGMGSRKTNFYNRNAVRLGYQDDAERIQDLYLGRKYDEAAAAVPTELVDRTGLIGPVDRVAERLSILAEQGITTVNCSVYGDGSNGSEIEQVRLLAEAGRKAGIL
- a CDS encoding aldo/keto reductase — encoded protein: MEQRVAGRSGLVVSRLGLGTMTWGRDTDRDEATAQLMAYVEAGGNFLDTADVYVDGESEKVVGRLLRTVVRRDQMVVATKAVGRTGPGPMGRGASRGHLLSALDASLKRLGTDYVDLWQLHAWDPLVPLEETLAALDTAVCTGRARYVGVSNYSGWQLARTGTLQSVTHPAAPIVAAQMEYSLLERGVEREVVGAARALGVGIIAWSPLGRGVLTGKYRHGTPSDSRGASPHLGEFVKRYLSADSSRIVEAVATAADGLGVSPLAVALAWVRDRPGVTAAILGARTAGQLQASLDIDDLELPSEIQGVLDEISAPSLGYPERRR